A part of Helicobacter himalayensis genomic DNA contains:
- a CDS encoding tetratricopeptide repeat protein — MELIDFSHNDLEHKKQLCAQSLEAGKYGTCVELCVEILSQYPEDTQSWNLAGLVMLQLKDFGRAQEYFEQGLNLARTRLQDSQKLMQNLSAQELNNNNELLQEFQLAWGLCEALWLNLAESFRRNNAPLESVKILHLALEEMPLLRENATLHFNLAKSYIDASMPIESVSHYTTALRLSPNDLGVMFNLANAQVRLEHFSEAIELYEEAYKRGFVKAGLNLASIYTKLGYFSQALEIFKKIQPHFNNDADFFFNYANVLGYTNADFAHVKQYFERATELDSQRVDFFINYAHFLLKNHHFSEGFTLYEMRKKFKNMLPLSLPNLWNLGKEDRQSFENKVVCVHYEQGFGDCIMFARFLKILQAYAKEIIFLVQEPLKRLFADIFSTQDLSAQDSCNMPERVNLAPIKVCASFIESESIFERIDVSISLLSLPLALGIKTQRQISANANYLAYQTMLRRALARGSDEEIYGRKPDVLKIGVCCESNSEFSEVRLKNIEPKALFATLRMCFGNQKKVALFSLSKVSVEKEVCEEFALTDCCEQMGDFLDTRQILERMDLVISIDTALAHLSASMGKSTLVLLHKRYDWRYENGVNTSWYENLLGFTQSEMGKWDDVLTHLSSYLAGVYGEYV; from the coding sequence ATGGAATTAATCGATTTTTCACATAATGATTTGGAGCACAAGAAACAGCTTTGCGCCCAAAGTCTCGAAGCTGGCAAATATGGCACGTGCGTGGAGCTGTGCGTGGAGATTTTAAGTCAGTATCCTGAGGACACACAGAGCTGGAATCTCGCTGGACTTGTGATGTTGCAACTCAAAGACTTTGGGCGGGCGCAAGAGTATTTCGAGCAGGGGCTTAACCTTGCGCGCACGCGTTTGCAAGATTCTCAAAAGCTAATGCAAAACTTAAGCGCACAGGAGCTAAACAATAATAATGAATTACTTCAAGAATTCCAGCTAGCGTGGGGATTGTGCGAGGCTTTGTGGCTAAATTTAGCAGAATCTTTCCGCAGAAATAACGCACCTTTAGAATCTGTGAAAATCCTGCACCTCGCATTAGAGGAAATGCCCCTGTTACGCGAAAATGCGACTTTGCATTTTAATCTTGCAAAATCCTACATTGACGCGTCAATGCCCATAGAATCTGTGTCGCACTATACCACCGCCTTGCGCCTTAGCCCAAATGATTTGGGAGTGATGTTTAATCTTGCGAATGCGCAGGTGCGTTTGGAGCATTTTTCTGAAGCAATCGAGCTTTATGAGGAGGCATACAAGCGAGGATTTGTTAAGGCAGGGCTTAATTTGGCTAGCATTTACACAAAACTTGGTTACTTTTCACAAGCGCTTGAAATTTTTAAAAAAATACAACCGCATTTTAACAATGACGCGGATTTCTTCTTTAACTATGCGAATGTGTTAGGCTACACAAACGCGGATTTTGCACACGTGAAGCAATATTTTGAACGCGCCACAGAGCTAGATTCTCAAAGGGTGGATTTTTTTATCAATTACGCGCATTTTTTGCTAAAAAATCACCATTTTAGCGAAGGCTTTACATTGTATGAAATGCGAAAAAAGTTTAAAAATATGTTGCCTTTGAGTCTGCCAAATCTATGGAATCTGGGCAAAGAGGATAGACAAAGCTTTGAAAACAAAGTCGTATGTGTGCATTATGAACAGGGCTTTGGGGATTGCATTATGTTTGCGCGGTTTTTGAAAATTTTGCAAGCTTATGCTAAGGAAATAATTTTCCTCGTGCAAGAGCCGCTAAAAAGGCTCTTTGCTGATATTTTTAGCACGCAAGATTTGAGCGCACAAGATTCTTGCAATATGCCAGAGCGTGTAAATCTCGCGCCCATTAAGGTTTGCGCGAGTTTTATAGAATCTGAAAGCATTTTTGAACGCATTGATGTGAGTATTTCTCTATTGTCTCTGCCTTTGGCGCTTGGGATAAAAACACAAAGGCAAATTAGCGCAAATGCAAATTATCTAGCATATCAAACAATGCTTAGACGTGCGCTTGCACGGGGGAGCGATGAGGAGATTTATGGGCGTAAGCCTGATGTGCTAAAAATTGGGGTTTGCTGCGAAAGCAATTCTGAGTTTAGCGAAGTGAGGCTAAAAAATATTGAGCCAAAGGCACTTTTTGCGACTTTGCGAATGTGCTTTGGGAATCAAAAAAAGGTTGCGCTTTTTTCACTTTCAAAAGTTAGCGTAGAAAAAGAAGTGTGCGAGGAGTTTGCGCTTACTGATTGTTGTGAGCAAATGGGCGATTTTTTGGACACGAGGCAGATTTTGGAGCGTATGGATTTGGTGATAAGCATCGACACAGCTTTAGCGCATTTAAGTGCGAGTATGGGGAAAAGCACGCTTGTATTGCTACACAAACGTTATGATTGGCGCTATGAAAATGGTGTAAATACCTCGTGGTATGAGAATCTGCTAGGATTCACACAAAGCGAAATGGGAAAATGGGACGATGTGCTAACACATCTCTCTAGTTATCTTGCTGGCGTGTATGGGGAATATGTGTGA